The following are encoded in a window of Scophthalmus maximus strain ysfricsl-2021 chromosome 2, ASM2237912v1, whole genome shotgun sequence genomic DNA:
- the shroom1 gene encoding protein Shroom1 isoform X3, which translates to MDQLFRSVEAISQHYRNNTSTNVNHHNHNGNDSFHNNKNNKVLSKQEVSSGSPSKGSYPPVHPPPVPARLDSFIATKNLENSRVHHHQGTEFQPPQPQPQQQPRPYNRLHSQHHGLNARNPEKANPDTANSSLNSDPVFSVWRGSQPQAQQAPVHRPHLQSHDQTRVPLNPEYPFILDNKADSEQQKSKNLPSGSPPRGTSQSDYLKPRQLSSSGGCNGDHHNKSSGSSSNVESQRKRAHSAHDWLGSETSRAASPWNSGQSFINSSIQHKGQFYFVTGLCKLSDSGMRTNSSSVCGSDTGSESSTVLEKHRIREKERSHSTMDSLFRPLQESSRTSSGTIPGEREVFTSVSQGKDLSSRSQDQENHRPSFLLTQSSRSFDSLEEINMIQSREIGRHTANNPIFYCGPDRNCPPHSATQTKEAASLISNEQPNHKREEQAKRGKRQPLGDVASERINKETTPLLYHLTEANRAALQPRKEAESSMKGKEAILHKTDHGDVSGNDNKRPPQGDMSKNDRGDGISVACNTLDDSFKKYYKEKLKDAQSKVLRETSFKRRDLQLSWPHRIRQKPELRPSVIHSFSLSQDSEMSTDTLTPSVTSEETERGSIKEEVSENQNETDKETEKENGRPSNVAQPQVARVGGRKRLTLEQKKMCYSEPEKLNQLGSTPSHSACRSYGNESDNLFASECDGEECVQQGEPGLVAARRKMFETRGRALSASSTSKTNLKQQQHKALVEYMERKTGQKVAEPQQPAPQLPPSPRQRHSLGEKPFDWGPRPQSGNHEGKNTKKKLHRPHSAGRILDSSTSSIRYAQFFSAQSCSGQFADQSNQPRWRESQGPYQGKSASVESLLDQPEPPSFYRNRSISTPQAYQAHDDERDPSPVNTMETCSPQTTTTENSWVKRVSEGKPYVRVVAQRGKSMEELGASKLTRPSALSKSSEQLDQLWRRSTGPGGAEVEKRSFSFITEVREAQGLERGRNKQYLTEQAGEEPDVVGQKNTQGQIQNQTQKTPPLKQNSEPGEDATVGTRNSSRSTSPASRSFSRARVRSGSPGSHDPVTDEVRSSRPPSETSSNQPSPRVTETNERVIKSTSSTPVQTKLPCESRLCFSSVRTSPSATGTEREQFVDEPKSDTPLPDSNHEVSLSCGVTTDPSLWILPLEEVIKEEVQNSPLTDGVFDDESPCPAPRPQTSETPVSPRASVSEADVTQQAEEEKSPEMEDEKSAENQELEEKAAPEESPEELGGRPQWEELVEAVVKADQSLARTLYPLTDRKTALMLMEQLLSEDTLLMEEHYKKKQEQRGDAESAEVVKGAEAPQCLSAAEESLTPQSADPQSKVDVTEKKQLLVSRIEERLRSLEETRGALQTEVEENAGRGKALEALVRERCAPVELERYNLFIGDLQRVVSLLLCLSARLARVQNALSTVDEHTDAEEKQSLDSRHRLLCKQREDAKDLKDNLDRRENLVSTFLSRQLSAEQLRDYRRFVQTQASLLIRQKDLEEKQRLGEEQLEALSHSLRL; encoded by the exons ATGGACCAGCTCTTTCGCTCTGTGGAAGCTATCTCTCAGCACTATCGCAACAACACCAGTACCAACGTAAACCACCACAACCACAATGGCAATGACAgtttccacaacaacaaaaacaacaaagtgctCTCTAAACAAGAGGTGTCTTCAGGCTCTCCTTCCAAGGGTTCTTAccctcctgtccatcctcctcctgtcccaGCACGCCTGGATAGTTTCATAGCCACAAAAAACTTGGAGAACAGCAGGGTCCACCACCACCAAGGTACTGAGTTTCAACCCCCGCAGCCACAGCCTCAACAACAACCCAGACCCTACAATAGACTCCATTCACAGCACCACGGTCTGAATGCCAGAAACCCCGAGAAGGCTAACCCAGATACAGCCAACTCAAGCCTCAATTCTGACcctgtgttttcagtttggAGGGGCTCTCAACCTCAGGCCCAGCAAGCACCAGTCCACCGCCCTCACCTCCAGTCTCATGATCAGACCAGGGTGCCGTTGAACCCAGAGTACCCTTTCATTCTGGATAACAAAGCTGACTCTGAGCAGCAGAAATCAAAAAACCTCCCAAGTGGATCACCACCCCGAGGCACGAGCCAGTCTGATTACCTGAAACCCCGACAGCTCTCCAGCAGCGGTGGATGCAATGGAGACCATCACAACAAGTCCAGTGGTAGCAGTAGCAATGTAGAGAGTCAGCGCAAACGGGCCCACTCGGCTCACGATTGGCTTGGGTCAGAGACGAGCCGAGCTGCCAGCCCCTGGAATTCTGGTCAGAGTTTTATCAACAGCAGCATCCAACATAAGGGTCAGTTCTACTTTGTCACGGGATTGTGTAAGCTGTCTGACTCCGGGATGAGGACAAATTCTTCATCTGTGTGTGGGTCTGACACCGGGAGTGAGAGCTCCACTGTGTTGGAGAAGCACCGgataagagaaaaagaaagaagccacaGCACTATGGATAGTTTGTTCAGACCTCTCCAAGAGAGTTCTCGTACTTCCAGTGGTACAATTCCAGGTGAGAGGGAGGTTTTCACTTCTGTGTCCCAGGGCAAAGACCTGTCCTCCAGGAGTCAGGATCAGGAGAATCACAGGCCATCCTTCCTCTTGACGCAGTCCTCTCGAAGCTTTGACTCCTTGGAAGAAATCAACATGATCCAAAGCCGAGAGATCGGCCGCCACACTGCGAACAACCCCATATTCTACTGTGGACCTGACAGAAACTGCCCGCCACATTCAGCAACGCAAACGAAGGAGGCCGCCTCGCTAATAAGCAATGAACAGCCCAACCataagagagaggagcaggcaAAGAGAGGGAAACGGCAGCCTTTGGGGGATGTAGCCAGCGAGAGGATAAACAAAGAAACGACCCCACTTCTCTATCACCTCACTGAAGCCAACCGGGCGGCCTTACAGCCCAGAAAGGAGGCTGAGAGCAGCATGAAAGGCAAGGAAGCAATCTTACACAAAACAGATCATGGGGACGTGTCAGGAAATGACAATAAGAGACCTCCACAAGGTGACATGAGCAAGAACGACCGAGGGGATGGCATCTCTGTTGCCTGTAACACTCTTGATGACTCATTTAAAAAGTACTACAAAGAGAAGCTAAAGGATGCCCAGTCTAAGGTGCTGAGGGAGACTTCATTTAAAAGGAGGGACCTGCAGCTGTCATGGCCACACCGTATCAGGCAAAAACCTGAGCTGAGGCCTTCAGTGATTCACTCGTTCTCCCTGTCACAAGATTCTGAGATgtccacagacacactcactccctctgtgacctctgaggAGACAGAGCGGGGGAGCATAAAGGAAGAGGTCAGTGAGAATCAGaatgagacagacaaagagactgaAAAGGAAAACGGGAGACCATCGAACGTGGCCCAGCCCCAAGTGGCACGCGTCGGAGGCAGGAAGCGATTGACTCTAGAGCAGAAGAAGATGTGCTACTCTGAACCCGAGAAACTCAACCAGCTCGGCAGCACCCCTAGCCACTCCGCTTGCCGCTCATACGGCAACGAAAGCGACAACCTGTTTGCATCCGAATGTGACGGAGAGGAGTGCGTGCAGCAAGGAGAGCCGGGACTGGTCGCAGCACGCCGGAAGATGTTCGAGACAAGAGGTCGAGCCCTTTCAGCCTCTAGCACCTCAAAGACAAATCttaaacaacagcaacacaaggCTCTGGTGGAGTACATGGAGCGCAAGACTGGCCAGAAAGTGGCTGAGCCACAACAACCAGCGCCGCAGTTGCCACCTTCACCCCGACAGAGGCACTCCCTGGGGGAGAAACCGTTCGACTGGGGTCCCAGGCCTCAATCAGGAAATCACGAAGGcaaaaatacaaagaagaaGCTCCACAGACCCCACTCCGCTGGCCGCATCCTTGATTCTTCCACCAGCTCCATCAG GTATGCACAGTTCTTCTCAGCACAGTCTTGTTCAGGCCAATTCGCTGACCAGTCCAATCAGCCCAGGTGGAGGGAGAGCCAAGGTCCCTATCAGGGGAAGTCTGCCTCAGTGGAGAGTCTCCTGGACCAGCCAGAACCTCCTAGTTTCTACAGGAACAGATCAATATCCACACCACAGGCATATCAG GCACACGACGACGAGCGGGATCCATCACCAGTTAATACTATGGAAACCTGTAG TCCGCAGACAACTACCACGGAGAATTCCTGGGTAAAGCGGGTCTCGGAGGGCAAGCCGTATGTCCGCGTTGTTGCACAGAGGGGGAAGTCCATGGAAGAGCTTGGGGCATCAAAATTAACAAGACCATCGGCCTTGAGTAAAAGTTCTGAGCAGTTGGATCAACTGTGGAGACGCTCGACTGGACCAGGAGGCGCAGAAGTAGAAAAGAggagtttttcatttattaccGAAGTCAGAGAAGCCCAGGgactggagagagggaggaacaaACAGTATTTGACAGAGCAAGCGGGAGAAGAACCAGATGTTGTTGGTCAGAAGAACACTCAGGGACAGATTCAAAACCAAACCCAGAAAACTCCTCCGCTGAAGCAGAACTCAGAACCAGGGGAGGACGCAACGGTGGGAACAAGGAACTCGAGCAGATCCACCTCCCCGGCCTCCCGCTCCTTTTCCAGGGCCAGGGTTCGCTCTGGATCTCCTGGATCTCATGACCCTGTCACAGATGAGGTTCGGTCCAGCAGACCGCCAAGTGAGACCTCATCTAATCAACCTTCTCCCAGAGTTACAGAGACCAATGAGAGGGTGATAAAATCCACCTCATCCACCCCTGTCCAGACAAAGCTCCCTTGTGAGAGCAGGCTTTGCTTCAG CAGTGTCAGAACCTCTCCATCTGCGACTGGAACGGAGAGGGAGCAGTTTGTGGATGAACCGAAAAGTGACACCCCACTGCCTGATTCAAACCACGAAGTGTCTCTGAGCTGCGGCGTCACCACAGATCCATCGCTGTGGATTCTCCCTCTGGAGGAAGTGATCAAAGAGGAAGTCCAGAATTCACCACTGACGGACGGCGTTTTTGATGACGAGTCCCCCTGCCCGGCTCCTCGACCGCAGACAAGCGAAACCCCCGTGTCCCCCCGTGCCTCCGTCTCTGAGGCGGACGTCACTcagcaggcggaggaggagaaaagtcCCGAAATGGAGGACGAGAAATCAGCAGAAAatcaggagctggaggagaaggcaGCACCGGAGGAGAGCCCGGAGGAGCTCGGCGGGAGGCCTCAGTGGGAGGAGCTTGTAGAAGCAGTGGTCAAGGCTGACCAATCGCTGGCCAGAACGCTCTACCCACTGACGGATCGTAAGACGGCACTGAtgctgatggagcagctgctgtCGGAGGACACGCTGCTGATGGAAGAGCACTACAAGAAGaaacaagagcagagaggagacgcagaAAG TGCTGAAGTGGTCAAAGGAGCTGAAGCACCTCAGtgtctttctgctgctgaagaaagCCTCACACCTCAGTCTGCAGACCCGCAGAGCAAAGTTGACGTCACAGAGAAGAAG CAGCTGTTGGTGTCTCGTATCGAGGAGCGCCTGCGCTCGCTGGAAGAGACGCGCGGCGCCCTCCAGACGGAGGTCGAGGAGAACGCGGGACGGGGCAAGGCCCTGGAGGCGCTGGTCCGCGAGCGCTGTGCGCCCGTGGAGCTGGAGAGGTACAACCTGTTCATCGGAGACCTGCAGAGGGTGGTCAGCCTGCTGCTGTGCCTGTCTGCCCGACTGGCCAGGGTGCAGAACGCCCTGAGCACCGTGGACGAGCACACGGACGCTGAGGAGAAG CAATCTCTGGACAGTCGCCACCGTCTGCTGTGCAAACAGAGGGAGGACGCCAAAGACCTGAAGGACAACCTGGACCGGAGGGAGAACCTGGTCTCCACCTTCCTGTCGCGCCAGCTGTCCGCCGAGCAGCTGCGGGACTACCGGCGCTTCGTCCAGACCCAGGCCTCGCTGCTCATCCGGCAGaaggacctggaggagaagcagcggctgggagaggagcagctggaggcccTCTCCCACAGCCTCCGTctgtga